One genomic segment of Peromyscus leucopus breed LL Stock chromosome 23, UCI_PerLeu_2.1, whole genome shotgun sequence includes these proteins:
- the Rfc3 gene encoding LOW QUALITY PROTEIN: replication factor C subunit 3 (The sequence of the model RefSeq protein was modified relative to this genomic sequence to represent the inferred CDS: inserted 2 bases in 2 codons; deleted 2 bases in 1 codon), with product MSLWVDKYRPCSLARLDYHKEQAAQLRNLVQCGDFPHLLVYGPSGAGKKTRIMCILRELYGVGVEKLRIEHQTITTPSKKKIEISTIASNYHLEVNPSDAGNSDRVVIQEMLKTVAQSQQLETSSQRDFKVVLLTEVDKLTKDAQHALRRTMEKYMSTCRLILCCNSTSKVIPPIRSRCLAVRVPAPSIQDICSVLSTVCKKEGLALPSKLAHRLAEKSCRNLRKXLLMCEACRVQQYPFTEDQEIPETDWEVYLRETANAIVSQQTPQRLLEVRGRLYELLTHCIPPEIIMKVSGLLSELLHNCDGQLKGDVAQMAAYYEHRLQLGSKXIYHLEAFVAKFMALYKKFMEDGLEGMMF from the exons ATGAGCCTCTGGGTGGACAAGTACCGGCCCTGCTCGCTGGCCCGGCTGGACTATCACAAGGAACAGGCGGCGCAGCTGCGCAACCTG GTGCAGTGTGGTGACTTCCCTCACCTCCTAGTATATGGACCATCAGGTGCTGGAAAAAAGACAAGAATTATGTGTATCCTACGAGAACTTTATGGTGTCGGGGTAGAAAAATTGAGAATTGAGCATCAAACTATCACA ActccatctaaaaaaaaaattgaaatcagcACCATTGCCAGTAACTACCACCTTGAAGTTAATCCCAG TGATGCGGGAAACAGCGACCGGGTCGTAATCCAGGAGATGCTGAAGACCGTGGCACAGTCACAGCAGCTTGAGACCAGCTCCCAAAGAGACTTCAAAG TGGTATTATTGACAGAGGTGGACAAACTCACAAAGGATGCTCAGCATGCCTTGCGCAGGACCATGGAGAAGTACATGTCCACCTGCAGGCTGATCTTGTGCTGTAACTCCACGTCTAAGGTGATACCCCCGATTCGCAGTAGGTGCCTGGCAGTTCGTGTGCCTGCTCCCAGCATTCAAGAT ATTTGCAGTGTATTATCCACTGTCTGCAAGAAGGAGGGTCTGGCTCTTCCTTCGAAACTGGCTCACAGGCTGGCAGAGAAGTCCTGCCGAAACCTCAGGA CCTTGCTTATGTGTGAAGCTTGCCGAGTACAGCA ATACCCTTTTACTGAAGACCAGGAAATCCCCGAGACGGACTGGGAGGTGTACCTGAGGGAGACTGCAAATGCTATTGTCAGTCAGCAGACCCCACAGAG GCTCCTTGAAGTCCGGGGAAGGCTCTATGAGCTCCTAACTCACTGTATTCCTCCTGAGATAATAATGAAGGTAAGTG GGCTGCTCTCCGAGCTCTTACACAACTGCGATGGGCAGCTGAAAGGGGACGTGGCGCAGATGGCG GCCTACTATGAACATCGACTGCAGCTGGGCAGCA CCATTTATCACTTGGAGGCGTTTGTGGCCAAGTTTATGGCACTTTATAAGAAGTTCATGGAGGACGGACTGGAAGGCATGATGTTCTGA